From one Cyanobacterium stanieri PCC 7202 genomic stretch:
- a CDS encoding precorrin-6Y C5,15-methyltransferase (decarboxylating) (PFAM: Tetrapyrrole (Corrin/Porphyrin) Methylases~TIGRFAM: precorrin-6Y C5,15-methyltransferase (decarboxylating), CbiT subunit; precorrin-6y C5,15-methyltransferase (decarboxylating), CbiE subunit~COGs: COG2242 Precorrin-6B methylase 2~InterPro IPR006365:IPR000878:IPR012818:IPR014008~KEGG: cyh:Cyan8802_1505 precorrin-6y C5,15-methyltransferase (decarboxylating), CbiE subunit~PFAM: Uroporphyrin-III C/tetrapyrrole (Corrin/Porphyrin) methyltransferase~PRIAM: Precorrin-6Y C(5,15)-methyltransferase (decarboxylating)~SPTR: Precorrin-6y C5,15-methyltransferase (Decarboxylating), CbiE subunit;~TIGRFAM: precorrin-6y C5,15-methyltransferase (decarboxylating), CbiE subunit; precorrin-6Y C5,15-methyltransferase (decarboxylating), CbiT subunit), which produces MTIKVIGIGLNGSEGLSPHILSLIQSATVLVGGDRHLNYFPDHQGIKVKIQNLNSLISKIKEYQIKQENIVFLATGDPLFFGIGRFLLENFAPSELSFYPHLSSVQIAFNALKIPWQDAKLVSIHGRDLEPLIKEMKNGAGKIAILTDMENSPQAIINLYHQLSLPHHYQIWLCENVGAKNQKISLINDLHEGDTLERVSSLNIVILLKDKDIYKQIKSQDLPLIGLDDHLFLGFPDRPGLMTKKEIRQLILGELGLQQNQIIWDVGAGTGSISVEMGRFAHHSKIYAIEKSAIAVNLIEKNCRNFGVYNVKIISGSATKVLEKLPHPDRVFIGGSGGEMDEILNIIDKKINRRGKIAIALATLENLTQAQSWLNKHGWDYKILHTQISRSLSIANMTRFNPLNPVYIVSANPST; this is translated from the coding sequence ATGACAATTAAAGTTATTGGAATTGGCTTAAATGGTTCCGAAGGGCTATCTCCTCATATTCTCTCCTTAATTCAATCAGCTACTGTTTTAGTAGGGGGCGATCGCCACTTAAACTATTTCCCAGATCACCAAGGAATCAAGGTAAAAATTCAAAATTTAAATAGTTTAATTTCCAAGATTAAGGAATATCAAATTAAACAGGAAAATATAGTTTTTCTTGCCACAGGAGATCCTTTATTTTTTGGGATAGGTCGTTTTTTGTTGGAAAATTTTGCACCATCAGAATTAAGTTTCTATCCTCACCTTAGCTCCGTTCAAATTGCTTTTAATGCCCTCAAAATTCCTTGGCAAGATGCCAAATTAGTGAGTATTCATGGTCGAGATTTAGAACCCCTAATTAAGGAAATGAAAAATGGGGCAGGGAAAATAGCCATACTTACGGACATGGAAAATAGTCCTCAAGCTATTATAAATCTCTATCATCAGTTGTCGTTACCCCATCATTATCAGATATGGTTATGTGAGAATGTTGGTGCTAAAAATCAAAAAATTTCTTTAATTAATGATTTGCATGAAGGGGATACCCTAGAAAGAGTATCTAGTTTAAACATTGTTATTTTATTAAAAGATAAGGATATTTATAAACAAATAAAAAGTCAAGATTTACCTTTAATTGGTTTAGATGATCATCTCTTTTTAGGTTTTCCTGATCGCCCTGGTTTGATGACAAAAAAAGAAATTAGACAATTAATATTAGGGGAGTTGGGCTTACAACAAAATCAAATTATTTGGGATGTGGGAGCAGGTACAGGAAGCATTTCTGTTGAAATGGGGCGGTTTGCTCACCACAGTAAAATATATGCCATAGAAAAAAGTGCGATCGCCGTTAATTTAATAGAAAAAAACTGTCGCAATTTTGGAGTCTATAATGTAAAAATAATTAGTGGTTCAGCTACAAAAGTATTAGAAAAATTACCCCATCCAGATCGAGTTTTCATTGGTGGTAGTGGAGGGGAAATGGACGAAATTTTAAATATTATTGATAAAAAAATTAATCGTCGAGGTAAAATTGCGATCGCCCTTGCCACCCTAGAAAACTTAACTCAAGCCCAATCATGGCTGAATAAACATGGATGGGATTATAAAATATTACACACCCAAATATCGAGATCATTATCTATTGCTAATATGACTCGATTTAACCCCCTCAATCCAGTGTATATAGTCAGTGCCAACCCATCTACCTAA
- a CDS encoding CheW domain protein (PFAM: CheW-like domain~InterPro IPR002545:IPR010916~KEGG: amr:AM1_3741 hypothetical protein~PFAM: CheW domain protein~SMART: CheW domain protein~SPTR: Putative uncharacterized protein), producing the protein MSSTSSFSKLQELLPQLFQSSNIKGNLYLRCRLGVADTFLIPMEYVRESLLVEGNQITPIPQMSSCVMGLMTSREKVFCVLDLPQLVGFSALPTYSRQHHLVVISVSPFLPHYVDDQEIFLGLGVNEIEGITRIGVEEVFSLEEVQNLLPQDKINYWYNLSPYLEGWVKTNQKPLALLSLNSIVRASL; encoded by the coding sequence ATGTCCTCAACCTCTTCTTTTTCCAAACTACAGGAACTATTACCCCAACTGTTTCAAAGCAGTAACATCAAAGGTAATCTTTACCTCAGATGTCGTTTAGGGGTAGCCGATACCTTTTTGATTCCCATGGAATATGTGCGCGAATCCTTGCTAGTAGAAGGAAATCAAATCACGCCGATTCCGCAAATGTCATCCTGTGTCATGGGTTTGATGACTTCGAGAGAAAAAGTTTTTTGTGTCCTTGACTTACCGCAACTGGTAGGCTTTTCTGCCTTACCCACTTATTCTCGGCAACATCATCTCGTGGTAATTTCCGTTAGCCCCTTTTTGCCCCACTATGTTGATGACCAAGAAATATTTTTGGGTTTAGGTGTGAATGAAATTGAAGGTATTACCCGCATCGGAGTAGAGGAAGTTTTTAGTTTAGAAGAGGTGCAGAATTTACTACCCCAAGACAAAATCAACTATTGGTATAACCTCAGCCCCTACCTTGAAGGGTGGGTAAAAACCAATCAAAAACCCCTTGCCCTCCTAAGTCTGAACTCCATTGTCAGGGCAAGTCTGTAA
- a CDS encoding response regulator receiver protein (PFAM: Response regulator receiver domain~COGs: COG0745 Response regulators consisting of a CheY-like receiver domain and a winged-helix DNA-binding domain~InterPro IPR001789~KEGG: amr:AM1_3742 response regulator~PFAM: response regulator receiver~SMART: response regulator receiver~SPTR: Response regulator), whose amino-acid sequence MTSILLVDDLKSELDLLNEYLTSAGYQVTTAQDGKEALQKVIEVKPDAIVTDWMMPNMGGLDLCRQLRKNPHTANIPVVACTAKNGNVDRMWAEKQGVKAYVVKPCTKDDIVNAVKSAIA is encoded by the coding sequence ATGACCAGCATCCTATTGGTAGATGACCTGAAATCAGAGCTAGACTTGCTCAATGAGTATCTAACATCCGCAGGTTATCAAGTCACTACCGCCCAAGACGGTAAAGAAGCCCTCCAAAAAGTGATTGAGGTGAAACCTGATGCCATAGTCACCGATTGGATGATGCCCAATATGGGGGGGTTAGACTTGTGTCGTCAACTCAGAAAAAATCCTCATACTGCGAATATTCCCGTGGTAGCCTGTACCGCCAAAAACGGTAATGTGGATCGAATGTGGGCGGAAAAACAAGGAGTAAAAGCCTATGTGGTTAAACCTTGTACCAAAGACGACATAGTAAATGCAGTTAAAAGTGCGATCGCCTAA